In the genome of Patescibacteria group bacterium, one region contains:
- the rnhA gene encoding ribonuclease HI — protein MNTKEIIIYTDGSSSGNPGPGGWGAIVATPDANVRELGGRESHSTNNRMELQAAIQALKHVKNFQSPAVIHTDSSYVIQGITKWVHGWVKNNWRTATKTEVINKDLWQELFNLEKSRSSHSTTTWRHVSGHSGVPGNERVDEIATAYTFEKEIKLFNGAAGDYKVDIFTITPNRVVKQVKDFKRAHSNAKAYSYISMINGEIKTHRTWAECEARVKGKPAKFKKALSREDEETIIASFRKSK, from the coding sequence ATGAATACGAAAGAAATAATTATTTATACCGACGGCAGTTCATCAGGTAATCCAGGTCCTGGGGGATGGGGAGCAATTGTTGCAACACCTGATGCAAATGTTAGAGAATTAGGAGGACGAGAAAGTCACTCAACAAATAATCGAATGGAACTTCAAGCCGCTATTCAAGCTTTGAAGCATGTAAAAAATTTTCAATCACCAGCAGTAATCCATACCGACTCGAGTTATGTGATTCAAGGAATTACAAAATGGGTGCATGGCTGGGTTAAGAATAATTGGCGGACTGCAACTAAAACTGAAGTCATCAACAAAGATTTATGGCAAGAACTTTTTAATCTAGAAAAGAGTAGAAGTTCACATAGCACGACAACCTGGCGACATGTTTCAGGACATAGTGGAGTGCCTGGAAATGAACGAGTAGATGAAATCGCAACAGCATATACATTTGAAAAAGAAATTAAATTATTCAATGGAGCGGCAGGTGATTACAAGGTAGATATTTTTACTATTACTCCAAACAGAGTAGTGAAACAAGTAAAAGATTTTAAACGCGCGCATTCAAATGCAAAAGCATATTCATACATCAGCATGATAAATGGAGAAATCAAAACTCATCGCACATGGGCAGAATGTGAAGCTCGAGTAAAAGGTAAACCAGCAAAATTTAAAAAAGCACTTTCACGTGAAGATGAGGAAACTATAATTGCCTCGTTTAGAAAATCTAAATAA
- a CDS encoding ComEC/Rec2 family competence protein, translated as MRHSLLLPVIFGFISGVLIRSFVRIENGVCFISVGISILILIWMYFTHQIHERRNVKVYSHTSLIIALVMSACIGIVRYNIFEHDSGDAVLKSFVEQKIEGKGVVVSDPEERSTSVRLILELRELGQEKLIKPTKILVSDFPYSRVAYGDEVQIKGVLQEPENFEGDTGREFNYISFLAKDKIFYIMPQSQVEIISHDNGNAVASWLLALKKKYIHSIDQAIPFPESRLGAGITIAGKRALPKSVEEDFQKSGTLQVVVLSGYNMTIVAEGIMIICASLPFIIASSLGILGIVLFTIMAGASATVVRGAVMAILVVFSKLFHRRYTVTRALCITGCGMVVVNPMLLVFDPSFQLSFLATIGLIYVSPIVEKHMHWVTERYKLREISTATIAAQLFVTPFLLYTSGVFSVVSLPANVLLTLVIPLTMLVCFITGMVGMFVPLLATLLGYLAFVFLRYTLTTVHIFAALPFASVTLPFFPLWLLVVSYGCYAVIIKKFYENVARDETY; from the coding sequence ATGAGGCACTCGTTATTGCTTCCAGTAATTTTTGGATTCATCTCTGGTGTACTCATTCGTTCGTTTGTTCGCATAGAGAATGGTGTGTGTTTTATTTCGGTCGGCATATCTATATTAATTTTGATATGGATGTATTTTACGCATCAAATTCACGAACGACGAAATGTAAAAGTTTATTCGCACACGTCGCTCATCATTGCGTTGGTGATGAGTGCGTGTATTGGAATAGTTCGGTACAACATTTTTGAACATGACAGTGGTGATGCTGTTTTGAAAAGTTTTGTTGAACAGAAAATAGAAGGGAAGGGAGTAGTTGTGAGTGATCCAGAAGAGAGAAGCACATCAGTTAGACTTATTTTAGAGTTACGAGAATTGGGTCAAGAAAAACTGATAAAGCCGACAAAGATTCTTGTTTCAGATTTTCCATACTCACGTGTCGCATATGGTGACGAAGTTCAGATTAAGGGGGTGCTTCAAGAGCCTGAAAATTTTGAAGGAGATACAGGCAGAGAATTTAACTACATTTCTTTTTTAGCAAAAGATAAAATATTTTACATCATGCCTCAAAGTCAGGTGGAAATTATTTCTCATGATAATGGAAATGCTGTTGCCAGTTGGCTACTAGCACTCAAGAAAAAATATATACATTCGATTGACCAAGCAATACCATTTCCCGAATCGCGACTTGGAGCAGGAATCACCATCGCAGGCAAACGAGCACTACCAAAGTCAGTGGAAGAAGATTTTCAAAAATCCGGAACACTTCAAGTAGTTGTACTTTCTGGATACAACATGACGATCGTTGCCGAAGGAATTATGATCATCTGTGCTTCACTACCTTTTATTATTGCTTCTTCACTTGGGATTCTTGGAATCGTGTTATTCACCATTATGGCGGGAGCATCTGCTACCGTGGTGCGAGGTGCAGTGATGGCAATCTTAGTAGTATTCTCAAAACTTTTTCATCGACGTTACACAGTCACTCGGGCACTGTGTATTACTGGATGCGGCATGGTTGTAGTAAACCCGATGCTTCTCGTATTCGATCCATCATTTCAATTATCGTTTCTTGCTACTATCGGGCTCATCTATGTTTCACCAATTGTTGAGAAACACATGCATTGGGTTACAGAACGTTATAAATTGCGAGAAATCAGTACTGCCACAATTGCAGCTCAATTATTTGTTACACCGTTTCTTCTGTATACATCAGGAGTGTTTAGCGTAGTTTCATTACCTGCAAATGTTCTGCTTACGTTAGTTATTCCACTTACTATGCTCGTATGTTTCATAACAGGTATGGTGGGTATGTTTGTTCCGTTACTCGCAACGTTACTTGGGTATCTCGCATTTGTCTTTTTAAGATACACTCTCACAACAGTGCACATATTTGCGGCACTTCCGTTTGCATCCGTTACTCTTCCATTCTTCCCTTTGTGGTTACTAGTAGTGTCATATGGTTGTTACGCAGTGATCATAAAAAAGTTTTACGAAAATGTAGCTCGGGATGAAACATACTAA
- a CDS encoding Fe-Mn family superoxide dismutase, translated as MNQYQEQKFSIGELKGISAKNIEEHLKLYAGYVKHANLILTKIGEYMSDSEKNAYVLSELQRRFSFEFNGLRNHEYYFKSLEGGAKPLPQGSLLKSQIEKQAPSFDAWLVGFKAIAMTRGIGWAMLYWDPHMQQLTHAWVDEQHLGQLNGLPLVLGLDMWEHSFYLDYQTAKAKYVDAFFENLNWEIIEENFKKASQA; from the coding sequence ATGAATCAGTACCAAGAACAAAAATTCAGTATCGGTGAATTGAAAGGAATCTCAGCAAAAAACATTGAGGAGCATTTGAAGCTCTACGCAGGGTATGTAAAACATGCAAACCTCATCCTTACCAAGATTGGTGAATACATGAGTGACTCAGAAAAAAATGCCTATGTCCTCAGTGAACTCCAGCGACGTTTTAGTTTCGAGTTCAATGGACTTCGAAATCACGAATATTATTTTAAGTCTCTTGAAGGAGGAGCAAAACCTCTACCTCAAGGATCACTCCTAAAATCTCAGATCGAGAAACAAGCTCCCTCATTTGATGCATGGCTTGTCGGCTTTAAGGCAATTGCTATGACAAGAGGAATCGGTTGGGCAATGTTGTACTGGGATCCTCACATGCAGCAGCTCACACACGCATGGGTTGATGAGCAGCACCTTGGTCAGCTCAATGGCCTTCCCCTCGTACTCGGCCTCGATATGTGGGAACACTCTTTCTATCTAGACTATCAAACAGCAAAAGCAAAATATGTTGATGCGTTTTTCGAAAATCTTAATTGGGAAATTATTGAAGAAAACTTTAAGAAGGCATCACAAGCCTAA
- a CDS encoding MBL fold metallo-hydrolase: MNTLKEYSRIIFVSLLLLSNIFIWYVYLCERNSGEVTVSFLNIGQGDAIYIQSPTGNQIMIDGGPPHAVLGELRKVIPFYDRSLDMLLVTNPDTDHYAGFIDVLKGYDVKYVAEPGTYSPSQTYKVFKEEVAHEHASTTLLKRNMIIHLGGGADLHILYPDKDVSKETTNDGSVLAKLVYKNNEIMFTGDAPKSSEEYLVSLNPHDLKSDVLKVGHHGSKTSSSEKFVEAINPRFAIISAGEKNRYGHPHSETTDVFKKLGVPVFGTYEHGMITLKLDGINVATSFEK, translated from the coding sequence GTGAATACATTAAAAGAATACTCAAGAATAATTTTTGTAAGCCTTTTATTACTTTCAAATATTTTTATTTGGTATGTCTATCTGTGTGAAAGAAATTCTGGAGAGGTGACAGTATCGTTTTTAAATATTGGACAGGGTGATGCAATCTACATCCAGTCGCCAACAGGTAATCAAATTATGATTGATGGTGGACCACCTCATGCAGTGCTTGGAGAATTAAGAAAAGTAATTCCATTTTATGATCGGTCACTCGATATGCTTTTAGTAACCAATCCTGACACCGATCACTATGCAGGATTCATCGATGTACTAAAAGGATATGATGTGAAATATGTTGCAGAGCCAGGAACATATTCACCCTCACAAACATATAAAGTTTTTAAAGAAGAAGTCGCACATGAACATGCTTCAACCACACTCCTGAAAAGAAATATGATTATCCATTTGGGAGGAGGAGCAGATCTTCACATTTTGTATCCAGATAAAGATGTCTCAAAAGAGACAACTAATGATGGGTCAGTCCTTGCAAAATTAGTGTATAAAAATAATGAAATTATGTTCACTGGTGATGCTCCAAAAAGTTCTGAAGAATATTTAGTAAGTTTAAATCCACATGATTTAAAAAGCGATGTGCTTAAAGTCGGTCACCATGGTTCTAAGACATCGTCATCAGAGAAATTTGTAGAGGCTATTAATCCTAGGTTCGCAATAATTTCAGCAGGAGAGAAAAATAGGTACGGACATCCGCATTCTGAGACAACTGATGTTTTTAAAAAACTCGGTGTGCCTGTTTTCGGTACTTATGAGCATGGAATGATTACCTTAAAACTTGATGGAATAAACGTTGCGACATCATTTGAGAAATAA
- a CDS encoding MazG nucleotide pyrophosphohydrolase domain-containing protein has translation MERYQQELDQWFKDNKWDYWKPHEILARLFEEGGEFARLVNHTYGPKKKKATELEQDVEEELGDIIYTLICYANSHNINLDTAIRKSFDKVITRDKDRYSQ, from the coding sequence ATGGAACGCTATCAACAAGAACTTGATCAATGGTTTAAAGATAATAAGTGGGACTACTGGAAGCCACATGAGATATTAGCGCGGCTCTTTGAAGAAGGAGGTGAATTCGCTCGATTAGTAAATCACACGTATGGTCCCAAAAAGAAAAAGGCTACTGAGCTAGAGCAAGATGTCGAAGAAGAGTTGGGTGATATTATCTATACACTAATTTGCTATGCAAATAGTCATAACATTAATTTAGATACTGCTATTCGGAAAAGCTTTGATAAAGTTATTACACGAGATAAAGATAGATATTCACAATAA
- a CDS encoding bL28 family ribosomal protein, which yields MAKTCPVMKIGSRMGGGYSNRTRATQYNPTGKVRKYPNLQKKKIFIPEMNKHIILTLSTKAIKTINKNGAYATLKKAGVL from the coding sequence ATGGCAAAGACTTGTCCCGTAATGAAAATAGGATCTCGAATGGGTGGAGGATACTCTAACCGAACTCGAGCAACTCAGTACAATCCAACTGGAAAAGTACGAAAGTACCCAAACCTTCAAAAGAAGAAGATCTTTATTCCTGAAATGAATAAACACATCATCTTGACCCTTTCAACTAAAGCAATCAAGACGATCAACAAGAACGGAGCATACGCAACACTTAAGAAAGCAGGAGTATTATAG
- a CDS encoding site-2 protease family protein gives MELIIIYIIIVLMSVVIHEVAHGYAADVQGDPTAKYEGRLTLNPLKHLDPIGSVLVPIVTSIAGFPFGWAKPVPYNPYNLRNQRWGELFVALAGPLSNILIALFFVVFIRLEIGNIVFMSLAQQIIIVNLGLALFNMIPIPPLDGSKVLFAFLPFKWMHIRRQLEQYSMILILILILVPTFGNILGSAILYLTQVLTGLNL, from the coding sequence ATGGAATTAATCATTATTTACATCATTATCGTTTTAATGTCGGTTGTCATTCACGAAGTAGCTCACGGCTATGCTGCTGATGTGCAGGGAGATCCCACAGCAAAATACGAAGGTCGACTTACGTTAAATCCATTAAAACACTTAGATCCGATAGGTTCTGTGCTTGTTCCAATTGTTACTAGTATTGCAGGGTTTCCTTTTGGTTGGGCAAAACCGGTACCTTATAACCCTTATAACCTCAGGAATCAGCGATGGGGAGAGCTTTTTGTGGCTCTAGCTGGGCCATTATCTAATATTCTCATAGCATTGTTTTTTGTAGTCTTTATACGATTAGAGATTGGCAATATAGTATTTATGAGTCTTGCTCAACAAATTATCATTGTGAACCTTGGTTTGGCGCTGTTTAATATGATTCCCATTCCACCACTTGATGGCTCAAAGGTGCTTTTTGCATTTCTACCATTTAAATGGATGCATATCCGCCGACAGCTTGAACAATATTCAATGATTTTGATCCTTATACTGATTCTTGTCCCTACATTTGGAAATATCCTTGGATCTGCTATACTTTACCTAACACAGGTGTTAACAGGATTGAATCTGTAG
- the rpsL gene encoding 30S ribosomal protein S12 — MPTVNQLIKRNRQKVVRKPKAIALQRSFNTIKNRPVYFPSPFKRGVCTKVTTKTPKKPNSAVRKIARVRLTNGMEVTAYIPGEGHNLQEHSVVLLRGGKVKDVGIRYTIVRGVLDTAGVEKRRKERSAYGTKKPKTK, encoded by the coding sequence ATGCCAACAGTAAATCAACTCATCAAACGAAACCGACAGAAGGTTGTGCGAAAGCCAAAAGCTATTGCATTACAACGTTCTTTCAACACGATTAAGAACCGACCTGTATATTTCCCATCTCCTTTTAAGCGAGGTGTATGCACAAAGGTAACAACAAAGACTCCTAAGAAGCCTAACTCAGCGGTTCGAAAGATTGCCCGAGTACGACTTACCAACGGAATGGAAGTTACAGCCTACATTCCAGGAGAAGGACACAACCTTCAGGAACACTCAGTAGTATTACTTCGAGGAGGAAAGGTAAAGGATGTTGGTATTCGATACACTATTGTTCGAGGCGTTCTCGATACTGCAGGCGTTGAAAAGCGACGAAAGGAGCGATCAGCATACGGAACTAAGAAGCCTAAGACTAAATAA
- the rpsG gene encoding 30S ribosomal protein S7 yields the protein MRRKLKKKHILPPDPIYHSEKVAKLVNCVMEMGKKNAARKIVYGAFDVIKEKAKVEDPLIVFEEALRNVGPAMEVRSRRVGGANYQVPREVRPERKQALALRWIIDAARGKKGAPMAQKLADELIAASKNEGEAIKKRENTIKMADANKAFAHFAW from the coding sequence ATGCGACGAAAACTTAAAAAGAAGCATATTCTTCCACCAGATCCTATCTATCACTCAGAAAAGGTTGCTAAATTGGTGAACTGCGTAATGGAAATGGGTAAGAAGAATGCAGCTCGAAAGATTGTCTACGGAGCTTTTGATGTTATTAAGGAAAAGGCTAAGGTAGAAGATCCACTTATCGTATTTGAAGAAGCGCTTCGAAACGTAGGACCAGCAATGGAAGTACGATCACGACGAGTTGGAGGTGCAAACTACCAGGTTCCTCGAGAAGTTCGACCGGAACGAAAGCAAGCACTTGCTCTCCGATGGATTATCGACGCAGCACGAGGCAAAAAGGGCGCTCCTATGGCTCAAAAGCTCGCTGATGAACTCATTGCAGCATCAAAGAATGAAGGTGAAGCTATCAAGAAGCGTGAAAACACTATCAAGATGGCCGACGCTAACAAAGCATTCGCCCACTTTGCTTGGTAA
- the fusA gene encoding elongation factor G, with product MQRDYPLERVRNFGIIAHIDAGKTTTSERILFYTGMSHKIGEVHEGETVTDWMEQERERGITITAAAITCFWNPSYMGDDVSKKHRFNVIDTPGHIDFTAEVKRSLRVLDGAVVVFDGVAGVEPQSETNWRYADDDNVPRICFINKLDRMGASFDRSFQSIIDRLNPNAVRVQIPIGTESDFEAVIDLLKMKAYYFEGDMGIKIIEKEIPEDYKAEAEKYRAILVEKIAEQDDEMLTAYLDGKTDFPIDQLKAVLRKACLQVKLIPVFTGSALKNKGVQLVLDGVVDYLPGPKDVPPVRGLDPKDGTTEIFRNASDEEPFAALAFKLQNDPFVGQLTFFRVYSGTIEAGSYIYNASTGDKERLGRIVRLQADKREEVKKVFAGEIAAAVGLKTAKTSHTFADEANPIILDPIKFVEPVVSQRIEPKTKADQEKMGTAMKKLSDEDPTFKISSNTETGETIISGMGELHLEIMVDRMKREFGVEANVGKPQVAYRETITGTSEAEHKYIKQSGGKGQYGHVRITLKPMEPLVEGAKMPKNVKRYEDFEFIDSIKGGVIPQEFIPAVEKGVHEAMDRGILAGFKMVNVSCELTFGSYHDVDSSELAYKIAGSQAFQDGAKRAKPVILEPIMKVVVTVPQEFFGDITGSLSAKRGLIEGDTERPGGLKVITSKVPLSEMFGYVSQVRSMTKGRGSVDMEFSNYEIVPGNVEKTIIEARK from the coding sequence ATGCAAAGAGACTATCCGTTAGAAAGAGTACGTAATTTCGGTATTATTGCCCACATCGACGCAGGTAAGACCACTACGTCAGAACGAATCTTGTTTTATACAGGAATGAGCCATAAAATCGGTGAAGTTCACGAAGGAGAAACAGTTACCGACTGGATGGAACAGGAACGAGAGCGAGGTATTACTATTACCGCCGCTGCTATTACTTGTTTCTGGAATCCTTCATACATGGGAGATGATGTTTCAAAGAAGCATCGTTTCAATGTTATTGATACTCCTGGACATATCGACTTTACCGCAGAAGTGAAGCGCTCATTGCGAGTACTCGACGGTGCCGTAGTGGTATTTGACGGTGTGGCAGGTGTAGAACCTCAATCAGAAACCAACTGGCGATATGCCGATGACGACAATGTGCCTCGAATCTGTTTCATCAACAAGCTTGATCGAATGGGTGCAAGTTTTGATCGATCATTCCAATCTATTATTGATCGACTCAATCCAAACGCAGTTCGAGTTCAAATTCCAATTGGAACTGAATCAGATTTCGAAGCTGTTATCGACCTTCTCAAAATGAAGGCCTACTATTTCGAAGGAGATATGGGTATTAAGATCATCGAAAAAGAAATTCCTGAGGATTACAAGGCAGAAGCAGAGAAATATCGAGCTATTCTTGTTGAAAAGATTGCAGAACAAGATGACGAGATGCTTACAGCATACCTTGATGGAAAAACTGACTTTCCTATTGATCAATTGAAAGCAGTTCTACGAAAGGCTTGCCTTCAGGTAAAGCTTATTCCGGTATTTACTGGATCTGCCCTTAAAAACAAGGGAGTTCAGCTTGTACTCGACGGAGTTGTCGATTATCTTCCAGGTCCAAAGGATGTTCCTCCAGTTCGAGGTCTTGATCCAAAGGATGGAACTACCGAAATCTTCCGAAACGCCTCAGATGAAGAACCTTTTGCCGCTCTTGCATTCAAACTTCAAAACGATCCATTCGTAGGTCAGCTTACCTTCTTCCGAGTATATTCAGGAACAATTGAAGCAGGATCTTATATTTACAACGCATCTACTGGAGATAAAGAGCGTTTAGGCCGAATTGTACGACTTCAAGCAGATAAGCGAGAAGAAGTGAAAAAAGTGTTTGCTGGAGAAATTGCCGCAGCCGTAGGTCTTAAAACTGCAAAAACTTCTCATACCTTCGCAGATGAAGCAAATCCTATTATTCTTGACCCTATTAAGTTCGTAGAACCTGTGGTTTCACAGCGAATCGAGCCTAAAACAAAGGCAGATCAGGAAAAGATGGGTACAGCTATGAAAAAGCTTTCTGACGAAGATCCAACCTTTAAGATCAGTTCAAATACAGAAACAGGAGAAACTATTATTTCAGGTATGGGTGAATTGCACCTAGAAATCATGGTTGATCGAATGAAACGAGAATTCGGCGTAGAAGCAAACGTAGGTAAGCCACAAGTGGCATATCGAGAGACCATTACTGGTACTTCAGAGGCTGAACACAAGTACATCAAACAGTCTGGAGGTAAAGGTCAGTACGGACACGTTCGAATCACTCTTAAGCCAATGGAGCCGCTTGTAGAGGGTGCTAAGATGCCAAAGAACGTAAAGCGATATGAAGACTTTGAATTCATCGATTCTATTAAGGGAGGAGTTATTCCACAGGAATTTATTCCTGCAGTAGAAAAGGGAGTGCACGAAGCTATGGATCGTGGAATTCTCGCAGGATTCAAGATGGTAAATGTTTCTTGTGAACTTACATTCGGTTCATACCACGATGTGGACTCTTCAGAACTCGCATACAAGATTGCAGGATCTCAGGCCTTCCAAGACGGTGCAAAGCGTGCAAAACCTGTTATTTTGGAGCCTATTATGAAAGTAGTGGTTACAGTTCCACAAGAATTTTTTGGAGATATTACTGGAAGTCTTTCAGCAAAACGAGGTCTTATTGAAGGAGATACTGAGCGCCCAGGAGGACTTAAAGTTATTACTTCTAAAGTACCGCTTTCAGAAATGTTCGGATATGTAAGTCAGGTTCGATCAATGACCAAGGGACGAGGAAGTGTAGATATGGAATTTAGTAACTACGAAATCGTGCCAGGAAACGTAGAAAAGACTATTATCGAAGCTCGAAAATAG
- a CDS encoding DUF1402 family protein, with protein sequence MWIRKIWIILVYLFALIGFVLVAGYFAVKWQWTNSKSIIDQQDTFFKTSSSTPTSQNTPQWAEGDEWKVFKEAVIRDKESINKAAKASNTSPRLLVAELAVEQLRLFHTEREIFKSVFAPLKLLGNQSQFSWGVMGIKQETAIHIEQNLKNTRSPYYLGPSYENLLDFTATSTDDINTERFSRIIDENSRYYSYLYAALYNKQVITQWEKANFDISTNPGIVSTLYNIGFSHSKPNASPKIGGAELDILGKTYSFGGLAQEFYYSSELHEHFPAL encoded by the coding sequence ATGTGGATAAGAAAAATATGGATTATACTTGTGTACCTCTTTGCACTCATTGGTTTTGTACTCGTTGCAGGATATTTCGCCGTTAAATGGCAATGGACAAACTCAAAAAGCATTATTGATCAACAAGATACTTTTTTTAAAACTTCATCTTCTACACCCACATCACAAAATACCCCACAATGGGCGGAAGGTGATGAATGGAAGGTATTTAAAGAAGCAGTTATTCGCGATAAAGAATCTATAAATAAAGCCGCTAAAGCATCAAATACAAGCCCTCGATTGCTTGTAGCAGAGCTCGCCGTAGAGCAGTTACGCCTTTTTCATACAGAACGTGAGATTTTTAAGTCTGTTTTTGCTCCTTTGAAACTTTTGGGTAACCAAAGCCAGTTTTCGTGGGGTGTGATGGGCATTAAACAAGAAACGGCCATACATATAGAGCAAAACCTTAAGAATACACGTTCTCCTTATTATTTAGGGCCATCATATGAAAATCTACTTGATTTTACTGCAACATCTACAGATGACATAAATACAGAGCGTTTTAGCCGTATTATTGATGAAAACAGTAGGTATTATAGCTATCTTTATGCAGCTCTTTATAACAAACAGGTCATTACTCAATGGGAAAAGGCCAACTTTGATATTTCTACTAATCCGGGAATAGTAAGTACCCTTTATAATATAGGCTTTTCGCACTCTAAGCCAAATGCATCTCCTAAAATTGGAGGCGCAGAGCTTGATATCTTAGGTAAAACTTATAGTTTTGGCGGATTAGCCCAAGAATTTTACTATTCAAGCGAATTACACGAGCACTTCCCCGCTCTTTAA